From Pungitius pungitius chromosome 9, fPunPun2.1, whole genome shotgun sequence, one genomic window encodes:
- the pou4f2 gene encoding POU domain, class 4, transcription factor 2 gives MMMMSLNSKQPFAMAHASLPEPKYSLHSSSSNSNAPSSSCSSSRHSNSIISSSGGSSSEAMRRACLPTPPSNIFGGLDESLLARAEALAAVDIVSQTKSHHHPPHHSPFKPDATYHTMNTLPCTSSSSSSSAVPISHPSALSGHHHHHHHHHHHQPHQALEGDLLDHITPGLALGAMAGPDGSVVSTAAHPAHMAGMNHMHQAAINMAHAHGLQQHMGMSDVDADPRDLEAFAERFKQRRIKLGVTQADVGSALASLKIPGVGSLSQSTICRFESLTLSHNNMIALKPILQAWLEEAEKSHREKLNKPELFNGAEKKRKRTSIAAPEKRSLEAYFAIQPRPSSEKIAAIAEKLDLKKNVVRVWFCNQRQKQKRMKYSACV, from the exons atgatgatgatgtctCTGAACAGCAAGCAGCCGTTTGCTATGGCTCACGCCAGCTTGCCCGAGCCCAAGTATTCGTTGCATTCCTCGTCCTCCAATTCCAATGCGCCGTCGTCCTCCTGCTCGTCCTCCCGACACAGCAacagcatcatcagcagcagcggcggcagcagctcgGAGGCGATGCGCAGAGCCTGTCTCCCAACCCCACCG AGCAATATATTCGGAGGCTTGGATGAGAGTTTGTTGGCCCGGGCTGAAGCTCTAGCGGCGGTGGATATAGTCTCGCAGACCAAGAgccaccaccaccctccacATCACAGTCCCTTCAAGCCGGACGCGACCTACCACACCATGAACACTCTCCCCTGcacctcgtcttcctcctcctcctccgcggtGCCTATTTCCCATCCGTCCGCTCTGTccggccaccaccaccaccaccaccatcaccaccaccaccagcctcacCAGGCACTGGAGGGGGACCTGCTGGACCACATCACCCCGGGACTGGCACTAGGAGCCATGGCGGGGCCGGATGGCTCGGTGGTTTCCACGGCCGCGCACCCTGCCCACATGGCGGGGATGAACCACATGCACCAGGCGGCCATCAACATGGCTCATGCCCACGGGCTACAGCAGCACATGGGCATGAGCGACGTGGACGCGGATCCGAGGGACTTGGAAGCCTTCGCGGAGAGGTTTAAGCAAAGACGGATCAAACTCGGGGTTACCCAGGCGGATGTAGGGTCAGCTTTAGCCAGCCTGAAGATTCCCGGGGTGGGCTCCCTCAGCCAGAGCACCATCTGCCGTTTCGAGTCCCTCACGCTCTCTCACAACAACATGATCGCTTTGAAGCCCATCCTGCAAGCGTGGCTCGAAGAAGCCGAGAAATCGCACAGGGAGAAACTTAATAAGCCCGAGTTGTTCAACGGCGCGGAGAAGAAGCGGAAGCGCACGTCGATAGCGGCGCCGGAGAAGAGGTCGCTGGAGGCCTATTTCGCTATTCAGCCGCGTCCCTCCTCGGAGAAGATCGCAGCGATCGCAGAGAAgctggacctgaagaagaaCGTGGTGCGGGTCTGGTTTTGCAACCAGCGGCAGAAACAGAAACGAATGAAGTACTCAGCATGCGTCTAA